In Luteimonas viscosa, the genomic window CTGCCGTGGCGTATGCCGATGCCGGCCCGGGCCGGCTGCGACAACGTTGGCTCAACTGGTAGAGCAACAGCTTCGGATGCTGTCGGTTGCGGGTTCGAGTCCCGCACGTTGACCTCTGGATAGCTCAGACGGGTAGAGCAATGGACTTGTACTCCATGTGTCGCGGGTTCGATTCCCGCTCCAACGATCGCTGATCGTCATCAGCACAACAGGGCGCAAGCCCCAACCGGGAACGTCCCGTGCGCAGGTCCCCAGGCATCGCAATGCACCGCGATGCACGACGGACCCGCAGCGGGGAGCGCACCGGCACCGCGTCCTGGCGGTGGCCGACAACGGAGAGCAGCGGTTGCGCGCCGGCACGGGTGCGACCGCCGCTCCACGCAAGACGCCACCAGCAGCACCGGCCGCCCGCGCGCTCGCCGTCAGGGACGTTTCCACTTTTTTTCCGCCGGCGGCGTTCTGCTTCCGGCACCACGCGGCAACCGGCTCCCCGCCCCTCGCGAGCCGGATCACCAGAGCCATTCACAAGGAGAGACCCCATGATGTTCTGGACCCGACGGGTCGTGATCGGCGATGCCGAGCGCGGCCTGGTGTATCGCAACCGTCGTTTCGAACGCGTGCTCGCGCCGGGCGTGTACCGCCTGTTCGCGTGGCGCGGCCAGCTGGAGGTGGTCGTGCACGACATCCGCAAGCCGGAATACGCCGGCAACGATGTCGACGCGCTGATCGCCGCGCTCGGCGCCCGCCTGGGCGAGACTTTCGTGCTCGCCGACATCGGCATGGACGAGGTCGGCCTGGTCTCGAAGAACGGCCGCCTCGAGGACGTGCTGGCCCCGGGCGTGCGCCAGCTGTACTGGCGTGGCCTGGTGCAGGTCGACGTCGAGACGGTGTCGCTCGCGGAAGGTCTGCGGGTGGCGCCGGAGGTCGCGCGTCGCCTGCGCCAGCTCGGCGCGCTGGCCCGCGTGGCCGTGGTGCTGGAGGTGCCGGCGGAGTCGGCGGGCCTGGTGTTCGTCGACAACATGCTGGTGCAGGTGCTCGGCGCCGGCAGCTACGCCTTCTGGAACTTCCGGAAGAACGTGGCGGTGGAGACCATCGAGCTGCGCGTGCAGTCGATGGAGGTCTCCGGCCAGGAGCTGTTGACCCGCGACAAGGTGAGCCTGCGCGTGAACCTGGCCGCTTCCGTGCGCGTGACCGATCCGGTCGCCGCGCGCACGCAGGTGGCCAGGTACGCCGACTACGTTTACCGCGAACTGCAGTACGGTTTGCGCAAGGCCGTCGCCGCCCGCACGCTCGACGAGTTGCTGGGCGACAAGGCCACGCTGGACGCGGAGATCTTCGGCTACGTGCGCGGTCGCGTGGAGGCGCTGGGCATCGAGGTACTGGGTGTCGGCGTCAAGGACGTGATCCTGCCGGGCGAGATGCGCGAGATCCTCAACGGCGTGGTGCAGGCGGAGAAGCTGGCCCAGGCCAACGTGATCCGCCGCCGCGAGGAGGCCAACGCCACCCGGTCGCTGCTCAACACCGCGAAGCTGATCGACGAAAGCCCGGTGCTGATGCGTCTCAAGGAGCTGGAAGCCCTGGAGAAGGTGACCGAGAAGATCGACCGGTTGACCGTGTTCGGCGGCCTGGATGGCGTCGTCAGGCAGCTGGTGACGATGAAGTAGCAACCCCCGCTCGTCGCACGGACGCAACGGGCGGGGCCTTACAAGGAATGGAACAGATCAGGCTCTTTCGAACTCGCCGCCCTGCCGTTGACCAGCGGACTGTGGCCGAACTTCCCGTTCTTCGCCCTGTTGCTGTGCCAACAGCTGTTCTCCGCGACGGATGAACGCGATGCCCTGGGGAGACTGCGCGAATTCCAGTGCGATGCCGCTGGCCCCCGACTCGTCCCCCGCGGTGACGGCGGCGAGCATGCGGTTGAGGTAGGGATTCTCGAACGGGATTGCCGATGTGCTCACAGGCATCTGCCCGGGCCCGGGAGCTCGGTCCCGAGGCGATGCGAGCACGAAATCACGGGATTCCTCATTGTCCGACGCCATGGTCGCGTCGGCACGCAGGCCTGGCACCGTGGGATCGACGCGCAACAATGTCGCGCGTCGCCCGTGCTCGTCGATCCTCAGCTCGGTCGTACCGTCGGCATTGCGCACACGCGTCAGGT contains:
- a CDS encoding slipin family protein; amino-acid sequence: MFWTRRVVIGDAERGLVYRNRRFERVLAPGVYRLFAWRGQLEVVVHDIRKPEYAGNDVDALIAALGARLGETFVLADIGMDEVGLVSKNGRLEDVLAPGVRQLYWRGLVQVDVETVSLAEGLRVAPEVARRLRQLGALARVAVVLEVPAESAGLVFVDNMLVQVLGAGSYAFWNFRKNVAVETIELRVQSMEVSGQELLTRDKVSLRVNLAASVRVTDPVAARTQVARYADYVYRELQYGLRKAVAARTLDELLGDKATLDAEIFGYVRGRVEALGIEVLGVGVKDVILPGEMREILNGVVQAEKLAQANVIRRREEANATRSLLNTAKLIDESPVLMRLKELEALEKVTEKIDRLTVFGGLDGVVRQLVTMK